In the Streptomyces sp. SJL17-4 genome, GACCGCCGCGCCGAGCCGCTGTTCGGCCGCCTGGAGCGAACGGGAGCGTTCCGTGGTGAGGGTGAGCAGGGCGATCGCCGAGTGCACCGCGTACCGCTCGGCCGTCCCGAGGGGCGCGCCGGTGCCGACGGCGAGGGCGCCCCGCACGCGCCGTCCGGTGCCGAGCGACTGGAGCTCGACGCGGTCGTCCGTACCGCCGACGACGGCGCTGGCGGGCGCGGGCCGGTCGCGGAGCCGCTCGACGTCGGGGGTGAGGCGGGCGGCCCGGCGTGCCGCCCAGTCGGGCGAGACGGCGACGACGGTGCCGGAGGTGTCGTAGAGCGCGGCCCAGCCGTCGACGTGCGCGGCGAGCCGGGCGACGACGGCCTCGGGTCCTTCGGCGAGCGCGGCGCGGGTCAGCTCGCGCTGGGCCTCGAAGCCGGCGGTGACGGCGCGGTACTGGTCGGCGGAGATGGCCGCGGAGACGGCCTTGCTGATGGCGAGGAACGGGGTCCGGCGCGGTACTTCGAGAAGGGGCAGGTGCTCGTCGCGGGCGGCGTCCAGCAGGGCGGGCGGGATCTCGTCGTAGTTGACGCCGACGGCGAAGCCGAGCCCGACGACCCCCGCGCCGAGCAGCCGCCGCACGTAGCGGCGCATCGCGTCCAGGTCCTCCGCGTCGAGGGTGAGCGCGGTGGTGAGCAGGAGCTCGCCGCCCTCCATGTACGGGACGGGGTCGGCGAGCTCGCTGACGTGCGCCCAGCGGACGGGGGTGTCCAGGCGGTCCTCCCCCGCCCGGACGACGAGCTTGAGGGCGGAGTGCTGGACGAGCGAGGCGAGGGTGGGCGGCATTGGGGACCGTCGGACCTTTGAGCGAGGGGGCGCCGCTCAGCCGAGCGGCGCCACCGATTGTGCCAGGGCGGGCCGTCCCTCGCTCCGGCTCGGGGGCGGGTGGGCGGCCGCGTCGGGGGCCGTGCACGGTCCTCGACGACGCGCCTCGGTCTCGTCTCGGTCCCGCCTCAACCCCCGCCCCGACCCGCCACAGCCCGCCTCAGCCCCGCAGGTCCACCAGCAGGGGTGGCGTGTGCTCGCCCCGGACGTGGGTGAGGGACAGTACGGCGTGCCCGGCGGGGACGTCGTGGGCGAGATCGGAGGCGGACCACCGCTGCCGCTCGACTTCACGGACGGTGACGGCCTCGGCCGTCGTCGCCTTGCCTGTCACGAGGCGCCGCATGAAGTGCAGGGCCTTGGTGAGGGGCTCGTCGGAGATGATCTGCCGGTTGGTGACATCGCGGGTCTGCACCCACTCGGTCCCCCAGGTCTCGGCGAACCGTCCGCCGTCCCAGGGCGCGATCCCGGCGAACGCCATCCGGCAACCGACAGCTCCGAGCAGTGGCCCGCGCAGCGCCTCGGGCACGTCCTCCAGGCTGCGCAGCGCGAGGACCACGCCGGCGTTGGCCGAGCGCAGCCGCTGAAGGGCCCGGACGGATTCGGCGGTGACCGTGTAGGTGGCATCGTCGAGGACAAGGCAGGCGAAGAGGGAACGGTCACGGCGGGCGAGGGCGGACTCGGAGAACTGCGCGAGCAGCAGCCGGGAGACGATCCGAGAGGCTTCTGCGTGGCCGCGCTGGGGGAGGTCGACGCGGACGCGCAGAGGGTGCTCGACGGCCCGCAGGGAGAACTGCGGCCGCGAGCCCTCCGAGCGGTCCGGTCGGAAAAAGTGTGCGAAGGCGGGCCGGTCGAGGAAGGCGATGCGCTCTGCGAGCAGAACTCCCACCTCGTCGCCGCGTTCAGCCTGGCGCTGCCGGGCATCGAGTTCACGCAGCTGGGCCGCGTCGCCCGCGACGGCTTCGCGCAGCGTGGCGAGTGCGTGGGGAGTCCCGACGAGCAGCTCGCGCAGCTCGGGCACGCCGGGGAAGCGGCCGTACGCCGCCTGGTACGGACCGATCAGCTGGGCGAGTGCGGTGGCGGCCCGTCGGCTGTCGGCGACCAGGTCCCCGACGAGCGCCTCGGCAAGGATCCGGGCGGACTCGTCGGGGTCGTCGACGCCGCCGTACAGGTCGAGGTCGTGCGTGGACTCCTGCTGTCCGACGGAGACGACCACGTCGAAGGCACCGTCAGGGCCGATCGAGGCGCCGTGGGAGGTGACAGCAACGACGACGGCGCGGTTGGCGAGGGCCTGCAGACAGAGCGACTCGACGACGGGGCGCACGAGGCGCACCGTCTTCCCGGCCCCGGCGGGCCCGACGGCGAGCAGAGAGGTCCCGAGAACGCCCGGTTCCAGGGCGACGCCCGTCGTGCGACGGGCGTAGGGATTGCGAGGGTGGTCCGCGGCGGTTCCGATGAGAACCTGCTCGGTGGCCAGGTCATGAGTGGCGGTACGAACGGGCAGGTCGCGAAGGCCCGAAGGATGGCCGCAGGCGGCTGCGCCCCGGCTGCGCACGGCCTCGGTGAAGGCCGCGAGCCGCTCCGGCCGGGTCCGCACGCCCTGCCAGGCGCGGCGGATCCGGGCGTAGTCGACGTCCCCGAGCACTCCCTGGCGGGTTGCCGTGGCCAGCTGCTCGGCGGTCTCGACCATTCCGGCGTCGCGCAGCTCGGTCCACTCGGCTGGATCGGCGGCCGAATGAGGCGGAGGTGTCGGGGCGACCGCAGAGCCACCGGTCCCCCGGCGTCGCCGCACGGCGGGCCAGACGCCGACCCGGCCGACGGCTGCGACGAGGGCGGCGATGAGGAGCACGTAGTAGACGTTGGAGACCCAGGTGAACCAGCTGATCGTGCGAGGGAGCTCGCGCCAGACTCCCGGCAGGAGTACGAACACCGGCCACACGGGAACGCCGTATCGCTGCCAGATCT is a window encoding:
- a CDS encoding PucR family transcriptional regulator — protein: MPPTLASLVQHSALKLVVRAGEDRLDTPVRWAHVSELADPVPYMEGGELLLTTALTLDAEDLDAMRRYVRRLLGAGVVGLGFAVGVNYDEIPPALLDAARDEHLPLLEVPRRTPFLAISKAVSAAISADQYRAVTAGFEAQRELTRAALAEGPEAVVARLAAHVDGWAALYDTSGTVVAVSPDWAARRAARLTPDVERLRDRPAPASAVVGGTDDRVELQSLGTGRRVRGALAVGTGAPLGTAERYAVHSAIALLTLTTERSRSLQAAEQRLGAAVLKMMLAGQPDHARAVAGDVYGGLLDAPFRLLVAEPAGGDPTGEPALQVLAEALESAAARAGEAVLTVPESEQRLVVLAGDAGAVVAACEGYAERDAEDAGITIGLSAPAGPITAAAAYKQAEQALSVARRRGKALVEHEDLAAGSVLPLLADDAVRAFADGMLRALRDHDATGRGDLVASLRAWLSRHGQWDAAAADLGVHRHTLRYRMRRVEEILGRSLDDPDVRMELWLALKATGEGGAE
- a CDS encoding ATP/GTP-binding protein, whose protein sequence is MPPRPSQAPTRIGVAEWLRIPRPAAAPGIWRLGHRERPEQEPDVVAGRQLITGGLIAYLVGWLLWSLLWNGYLEGGWIFVDNWWQLPMLWLVPNDWRNPDSSDFELYIAAQYLWYAVLLVLFSVGFGRVGNWREIWQRYGVPVWPVFVLLPGVWRELPRTISWFTWVSNVYYVLLIAALVAAVGRVGVWPAVRRRRGTGGSAVAPTPPPHSAADPAEWTELRDAGMVETAEQLATATRQGVLGDVDYARIRRAWQGVRTRPERLAAFTEAVRSRGAAACGHPSGLRDLPVRTATHDLATEQVLIGTAADHPRNPYARRTTGVALEPGVLGTSLLAVGPAGAGKTVRLVRPVVESLCLQALANRAVVVAVTSHGASIGPDGAFDVVVSVGQQESTHDLDLYGGVDDPDESARILAEALVGDLVADSRRAATALAQLIGPYQAAYGRFPGVPELRELLVGTPHALATLREAVAGDAAQLRELDARQRQAERGDEVGVLLAERIAFLDRPAFAHFFRPDRSEGSRPQFSLRAVEHPLRVRVDLPQRGHAEASRIVSRLLLAQFSESALARRDRSLFACLVLDDATYTVTAESVRALQRLRSANAGVVLALRSLEDVPEALRGPLLGAVGCRMAFAGIAPWDGGRFAETWGTEWVQTRDVTNRQIISDEPLTKALHFMRRLVTGKATTAEAVTVREVERQRWSASDLAHDVPAGHAVLSLTHVRGEHTPPLLVDLRG